The genomic stretch TCGTGCCAGAATGCGTTAATGAAACTTAACCAAGAACTCGTCAACGCGGCAATAGAACACATCAATCGTCGCTGGCCGGATGCGGAGCAGGCCGTCGCTGCCGCCTTGTACCTCGAAGATGGACAAATACTAACTAGCATCAGTCTCGACAATTTTAATGCTGCGGCTAACCTGTGTGCTGAAACGGGTGCCATCTGTCAGGCGTACAACATGGATCAACGGGTAACCGCCTCAGTTTGCGTGAGTAAGGCAGCCGGTGAAGACCAAGTTACGATTCTTGCTCCTTGTGGTCTTTGCCAAGAAAGACTCGCACTTTGGGGGCCTGGCGTTCAAGTCGCGGTATCAGATTCCAGCTCAGCTGGAGGGTGGGCTGCTCGTACTCTGCTTGAAGTCAATCCGTACTACTGGGCCACGGAGTTCACCGATGATGGGGCATGGCCAACTACTGCGGACCACAACGGATAGCCGAAGGCAACACTTCTTTCTCGCGTCATTGGCATTTCGTAACTTATGCATTCCACCGGCTAATACAAGGCCACGCTTTACAAACTGCAAAGCCATGTTGCACTAAGTGGAGCATTTTGGAGTCGTGCCAGCTTTTAGGTTCCCTAGAAATCAGAGTCTACGATCTGTCCCGTAGGCCGGTCCGCAACCGACGCAAGCAACACCCAAAATTCGCCGGATCACGATAACCGTGCTTTAGCAGCTGCTCGATTCCCGTATACCCCGCCCGCAAAAATGCCCGGTGATGGAGCCCTATACGAGACAAGATATGACGGCGCCCAGGCCTGATCGAGTCACGTTCCAGTGGCACATGTGGAGTGATACAGATTCACACGATGGTCCGACTGTAGTGAGACGGATCCTGCCAGTGGTCCAGGTGTAGTGAGAGTGGTTCACTTTGGATGAGACGGGACAACCCCGCTGAGATCCGCGCCCGGCAATCCCCCACCCTTCATGCGCCGCATCACATAACGACCATTTTCGACGAACGCTTTAGCAGTCAGTGCGAAGGCGTTCGCCAAAACACGGCATTATGTGATGCAGCGTCGGGGCAGGCGGGAGGTGCGGGGTGCCTGGGACCGTGGTGCCTAGCGGAGCTTCGTGGCGCCGATCGCATCTGCAAGGAACGCGTAGTCCCAGGCACGGGTCTTCCAGCCCTCGTACCGCCCGGACGCGCCGCCGTGCCCGCCGTCCATCTCGATCTTGAGCACAATGGGCTCCGAACCCGTGGACTTCTCGCGCAGCTCCTGCACCCACTTGGCCGGTTCCACGTACAGCACGCGGGTGTCATTGAAGCTGGTGACGGCCGCAATCTTCGGGTAGGCCACGGCCCGCACGTTCTCGTACGGCGTGTAGTCCTTCATGTACCTGTACACCTCGGGGTCGGTGATGGGGTTGCCCCATTCCTCCCACTCGAGCGCCGACAGCGGCAGCTCCGGATCCAAAATGGTGGTCAGTGCATCCACGAACGGCACCTGTGCCACAATCGCGGCGTACTTTTCCGGGGCCAAATTCGCCACGGCGCCCATGAGCAGCCCGCCGGCCGAACCGCCCAGGGCCGCAATGCGGGACGGGTCCACCCAGCCGGATTCCGCCAGCCAGTCTGTGGCCGCGACAAAGTCGGTGAAGGTGTTCTTCTTGTTCAGCTTCTTTCCGTCCTCGTACCAGTGCCGGCCCATCTCGCCGCCGCCGCGCACGTGCGCAATGACAAACACCACGCCGCGGTCCAGCAGCGACAGCCGCGGCACGCCAAAGCCGGGATCCATGCTCATCTCGTACGAGCCGTAACCGTACACAACACCCGCGTTCGCCCCGTCGCGCGGCAGGTCCGCCCGGCGCAGCACAGACAGCGGAACCTTCGTCCCGTCCGGTGCGACGGCCCATTCGCGCGTCGCCACATAGTCCTCGGGACGGTAGCCGCCCAAAACGGGGGTTTCCTTGCGCAGCAGCAGTTGGCCCTGCCCGCCCGCGGCCGGCAGCACGTAGTCGTAGACGCGCGGCGGCGTGAAGTCGGAGGTGTAGACCAGCCTGATCACGGGGGACTCATATTCGCTGCCGCCCATCCCGGCCGTGTACAGCTCTTCCTCAAAGACAGGTTCGACGGCGGCCGCCTGCTCCGCGGTCCCCAAGCCTTCCAGTGCGGTCACCTGGATGCGCTCGATGGTGTCCTTGCGCAGCGAAACCACCATGTGGGTGGCGGTGACGGTGGCGCCGTTGACGCGCACGGCGTCGTCATGCGCAACCACGGTGGCCCACTCCTGCCGGTCCAGCGGCTTGCTGAACTCCGCGGCGTCAACCAGGGAAATCATGGAGTTGACGGCGTCACGGTCATGGGTCAGCAGGACCTTTTCGCTGCCGTCCAAAAGGAAGGGCTCGGCGTCGTACAGGATCTCGGCACTGCGCGGGATCAGGACCTGCAGGCCCTTGTCGGGTGCGGCGAAGTCCAGCAGGCGGGTCTCGCTGAATTCGGAGCAGCCAATGCTGACCACCAGGTGGCGGCGGTCGGCGGAGATTTCGAAGCCGGTCCACATGGCGACGTCGTCCTCCTGGTAGAGGACCTTGTCATCGGAGACCGGCGTGCCGAGTGTGTGGGTCTTGACCTGGTGCGGGCGCCAGGAGTCGTCGGCCAGCATGTAGAACAGTGTGCTGCCGTCGGGGGAGAAGGTGAGTCCGTAGAAGGCGTTCTCGATGGTGTCCGGAAGGAGTTCGCCCGTGCGCAGGTCCTTGATGCGGATCGTGAACAGCTCGTCGCCGGCGTTGTCCACGGCGTAGGCGTAGAGGTTTCCGTCGCGGGTCACGGCGGCGCCGCCGATTGAGAAGAACGGCTGGCCCTCAGCCTCGGCGTTGCCGTCCAGCAGGATTTCCTCGCCCGGCACCGGGACGCCGGCTTCCACGAGCGGCGGGGTCCAGTCGTCCAGGGTGCCGTTGCTTTCGGCGCGGACGCGGCACTGGATGCCGTAGGCCTGGCCTTCCACCATGCGCGAGTAGTACCACCAGCCGTCCTTGCGGCTCGGCACGGAGAGGTCGGTTTCCTGCGTGCGGTTTTTGATCTCGTTGAAGATGTCGGTGCGCAGTTGCTCCTGGCCGGCCGTGACGGCATC from Arthrobacter stackebrandtii encodes the following:
- a CDS encoding S9 family peptidase, which codes for MTTSEAKDTASMPPAAPAAHSETAPAAPPVAKKVPVERTHHGDTFLDNYEWLREKENPEVVAHLNAEQAYTDAVTAGQEQLRTDIFNEIKNRTQETDLSVPSRKDGWWYYSRMVEGQAYGIQCRVRAESNGTLDDWTPPLVEAGVPVPGEEILLDGNAEAEGQPFFSIGGAAVTRDGNLYAYAVDNAGDELFTIRIKDLRTGELLPDTIENAFYGLTFSPDGSTLFYMLADDSWRPHQVKTHTLGTPVSDDKVLYQEDDVAMWTGFEISADRRHLVVSIGCSEFSETRLLDFAAPDKGLQVLIPRSAEILYDAEPFLLDGSEKVLLTHDRDAVNSMISLVDAAEFSKPLDRQEWATVVAHDDAVRVNGATVTATHMVVSLRKDTIERIQVTALEGLGTAEQAAAVEPVFEEELYTAGMGGSEYESPVIRLVYTSDFTPPRVYDYVLPAAGGQGQLLLRKETPVLGGYRPEDYVATREWAVAPDGTKVPLSVLRRADLPRDGANAGVVYGYGSYEMSMDPGFGVPRLSLLDRGVVFVIAHVRGGGEMGRHWYEDGKKLNKKNTFTDFVAATDWLAESGWVDPSRIAALGGSAGGLLMGAVANLAPEKYAAIVAQVPFVDALTTILDPELPLSALEWEEWGNPITDPEVYRYMKDYTPYENVRAVAYPKIAAVTSFNDTRVLYVEPAKWVQELREKSTGSEPIVLKIEMDGGHGGASGRYEGWKTRAWDYAFLADAIGATKLR
- a CDS encoding cytidine deaminase, whose translation is MKLNQELVNAAIEHINRRWPDAEQAVAAALYLEDGQILTSISLDNFNAAANLCAETGAICQAYNMDQRVTASVCVSKAAGEDQVTILAPCGLCQERLALWGPGVQVAVSDSSSAGGWAARTLLEVNPYYWATEFTDDGAWPTTADHNG